In Coleofasciculus chthonoplastes PCC 7420, a single genomic region encodes these proteins:
- the gloA gene encoding lactoylglutathione lyase, which yields MRMLHTMLRVGDLDESLKFYCDVLGMKLLRKKDYPGGKFTLAFVGYGDESDHTVLELTYNWGVDQYELGDAYGHIAIGVDDIYGTCEQIKERGGKVVREPGPMKHGSTVIAFVQDPTGYKIELIQLGTQGSAKPQEKATAASH from the coding sequence ATGCGAATGCTACATACAATGCTGCGCGTCGGTGACTTAGATGAGTCGCTCAAATTCTACTGTGACGTGCTGGGAATGAAACTATTGCGGAAAAAAGACTATCCCGGCGGGAAATTCACCTTAGCGTTTGTCGGCTATGGCGATGAATCTGACCATACCGTGTTAGAACTCACCTACAACTGGGGTGTTGACCAATACGAGTTGGGTGATGCCTATGGTCACATTGCGATTGGCGTGGATGATATTTACGGAACCTGTGAGCAAATCAAGGAACGGGGTGGTAAAGTCGTGCGGGAACCCGGTCCAATGAAACATGGTTCCACTGTCATCGCTTTTGTCCAAGACCCGACTGGCTATAAGATTGAGTTAATCCAATTGGGAACTCAAGGCTCAGCCAAACCTCAAGAAAAAGCTACAGCGGCTAGTCATTGA